A region from the Drosophila takahashii strain IR98-3 E-12201 chromosome 2L, DtakHiC1v2, whole genome shotgun sequence genome encodes:
- the LOC108057808 gene encoding uncharacterized protein translates to MAKLSRRASSSAATPATATTASTATTGATSVNPSHATGAAQQREEQQQPLGEGQQYTKQQQQLQHQQQQRIARRAASNININSSSSNNNRPQAAALIDTSPDVLHENPPPSPTPAALSNHSSNSNSSSSNSYHSNTATPTAPAHAHVTATPYMPLLPPGERNLTEAENAAERARIREEFFATYDVMTGVRIAATLGGFFGLMVFLIVWKSRSSSNETLKVLKDPKMAAVAAVCMQEEEEREIHDAIVATGMSIYPDEYDAMVYRRQRMLSLGNVSAPPLLNRGYRCGSMGGVGVGVPVGYSYLLEPPRRFSYSSMSGGGGGPPGSGHVGRRKSGSESSRIFSNYPMGGSFGTDDYFVETEDELEAEEYLQPGAAADEPDERQLHQRTDSTRSKPGFLSVPMAGHDSRRSSAMTCCSTDSSYLERRTSAYMGGCMGNLPTTLQRKLSTASRTSSIDNWDYYYPDIQVIQPTPKASPCPSERSVHEGSIPGSRSSSNLSASNIRRKHSIVSYDPDSAHSGREQQIHSISADTVDVYPYNQEDLPKPVQSAPPTAFHFCDSPSEELRLGVRRKLTLVELQRNESNNNSFPYTANAAVPPAAPSTGVTSSSVDSSVDSTPASLERLNGAGSAGSASLATISVSNKLPPALMGNNNPEKRAPLASLSSFKISSLECPDSELRSLDEDSVFGLESPADTDDDMQQLSSDSEEQEAAAQAQAQAASLIRSSGGGGGNETKPNPLLPVKRMSLTSSGGLPSGVAGGGGARPRRPLLQRHRTISVTSSDRVALINQPLQLQQFHMGLPIQAEAPPLETHFGAVVSQSPPRRAPLLQQYSDPQTTTTTTTTTTTEEDTCSTLNTELGLVEASSGAALAGGGESANQTQYSSLNTVISMGRSTPSPITIPIPISVPQPAKQPAQLPTNAIRLQHDPCPSSVSDSVIATRQQQSICMPASLKDLILRKGAGTASRSATNLSCESGTAPPAVMLELPLIRLPNEEEEEEKEQHEGQEQQDGEKRDPSLPGTSRKWSKETLF, encoded by the exons ATGGCCAAACTTTCACGACGTGCCTCGTCGTCTGCAGCAACGCCcgccacagcaacaacagcaagtaCAGCAACTACAGGAGCAACATCGGTCAACCCAAGTCATGCCACAGGCGCCGCACAGCAACGAGAGGAGCAGCAACAGCCACTGGGAGAAGGTCAGCAATAtacaaagcagcagcagcagttgcaacatcagcagcagcaacgcaTTGCACGTCGTGCCgccagcaacatcaacatcaacagcagcagcagcaacaacaaccgacCCCAAGCAGCAGCGCTCATTGACACGAGTCCAGATGTCCTCCATGAGAATCCACCGCCATCACCGACACCGGCGGCGCTTTCCaaccacagcagcaacagcaacagcagtagcagcaacaGCTACCACAGCAacactgccacgcccacagcaCCCGCCCACGCCCACGTCACGGCCACGCCCTAcatgccgctgctgccgccgggCGAGCGGAATCTGACGGAGGCGGAAAATGCGGCGGAACGGGCCAGGATCCGGGAGGAGTTCTTCGCCACCTATGACGTGATGACGGGCGTCCGGATAGCCGCCACTTTGGGCGGCTTCTTCGGCCTGATGGTCTTCCTGATCGTCTGGAAGAgccggagcagcagcaacgagACCCTGAAAGTCCTCAAGGATCCCAAAATGGCGGCAGTGGCCGCGGTTTGcatgcaggaggaggaggagcgcgAGATCCACGACGCCATCGTGGCCACGGGAATGTCCATTTATCCGGATGAGTACGATGCGATGGTCTACCGCCGGCAGCGGATGCTCTCGCTGGGCAACGTGAGTGCTCCGCCGCTGCTGAACCGGGGATATCGCTGTGGTTCCATGG GTGGCGTCGGCGTGGGTGTTCCCGTGGGCTACAGCTACCTGCTGGAGCCGCCGCGTCGCTTCTCCTACTCCTCCATgtccggcggcggaggaggcccGCCCGGTTCCGGTCACGTGGGTCGTCGCAAGAGTGGCTCGGAATCCTCGCGCATCTTCAGCAACTATCCCATGGGCGGCAGCTTTGGAACGGATGACTACTTCGTGGAGACGGAGGACGAGCTGGAGGCGGAGGAGTACCTGCAGCCAGGTGCCGCGGCAGATGAGCCGGACGAACGGCAGCTTCACCAGAGGACGGACTCCACGCGCAGCAAGCCGGGATTTCTGTCCGTACCGATGGCG GGTCACGACTCGCGGCGCAGCAGTGCCATGACCTGCTGCAGCACCGATAGCTCCTACCTGGAGCGGCGCACCTCCGCCTACATGGGTGGCTGCATGGGCAACCTGCCGACGACGCTGCAAAGGAAGCTATCGACTGCCTCGCGGACATCGAGCATCGACAACTGGGACTACTACTACCCGGATATCCAGGTTATACAGCCGACGCCCAAGGCCTCGCCCTGTCCCTCGGAGCGCAGTGTCCACGAGGGATCGATACCGGGATCGAGGAGCTCCTCCAATCTGAGTGCCAGCAACATCAGGCGAAAGCACAGCATCGTGTCCTACGATCCGGATAGTGCGCATTCCGGCCGGGAGCAGCAGATCCATTCGATCAGTGCGGACACCGTGGACGTGTATCCTTATAACCAAGAGGATCTTCCCAAGCCGGTGCAGTCGGCCCCGCCCACTGCGTTCCACTTCTGCGACTCGCCCTCCGAGGAGCTGCGTCTGGGTGTCCGGCGGAAGCTCACTTTGGTGGAGCTGCAGCGCAAcgagagcaacaacaatagctTTCCCTACACGGCCAATGCAGCGgttcctcctgctgctccctCAACTGGGGTGACCAGTTCCAGCGTGGACAGCAGTGTGGACAGCACTCCCGCCAGTCTGGAGCGGCTGAATGGAGCGGGTAGCGCCGGAAGCGCCAGCTTGGCCACCATTTCGGTGTCCAACAAACTGCCGCCGGCGCTGATGGGCAACAACAATCCGGAGAAGCGAGCTCCGTTGGCCTCGTTAAGTTCCTTCAAGATCTCCTCGCTGGAGTGCCCCGACTCGGAGCTGCGCTCCCTGGACGAGGATTCGGTTTTTGGGCTGGAGAGTCCGGCGGACACGGACGATGATATGCAGCAGCTGAGCAGCGACAgcgaggagcaggaggcggCTGCCCAGGCGCAGGCTCAGGCCGCCTCCCTAATCCGGTCaagtggaggaggaggtggtaaTGAAACGAAGCCCAATCCTCTGCTGCCCGTCAAGCGGATGAGCCTGACCAGCTCGGGGGGATTGCCCAGTGGAGTAGCGGGTGGTGGAGGAGCGCGACCACGGAGACCGCTGCTCCAGAGGCATCGCACCATCAGCGTCACCTCCAGCGATCGGGTGGCGCTGATCAATCAGCccctgcagctgcagcagttccACATGGGCCTGCCCATCCAGGCGGAGGCGCCACCGCTGGAAACCCACTTTGGTGCCGTGGTTAGCCAGAGTCCTCCGCGGCGTGCACCGCTGCTGCAGCAGTACAGTGATCcgcagacgacgacgacgaccacAACGACCACGACGACGGAGGAGGACACCTGCTCCACGCTGAACACGGAACTGGGTCTGGTGGAGGCTTCCTCGGGAGCAGCACTTGCCGGCGGTGGAGAGTCAGCCAACCAAACGCAGTACAGCAGCCTCAACACGGTGATCAGCATGGGAAGGTCCACGCCCAGTCCCAttaccattcccattcccatctcCGTTCCCCAACCAGCCAAGCAGCCAGCTCAACTGCCAACGAATGCCATCCGGCTGCAGCACGATCCCTGCCCCTCGTCCGTCTCCGACTCGGTGATAGCCACCCGGCAGCAGCAGAGCATCTGCATGCCCGCCTCCCTCAAGGATCTCATCCTGCGCAAGGGAGCGGGTACAGCCAGTCGGAGTGCCACCAATTTGAGCTGTGAGAGTGGAACTGCGCCGCCCGCCGTCATGCTGGAGCTTCCCCTGATCCGGCTGCccaacgaggaggaggaggaggagaaggagcagcacgaggggcaggagcagcaggacgGCGAGAAGCGCGATCCCAGCCTGCCCGGAACTTCCAGGAAATGGTCCAAGGAGACACTCTTCTAG
- the Dim1 gene encoding thioredoxin-like protein 4A translates to MSYMLPHLHNGWQVDQAILSEEDRVVVIRFGHDWDPACMKMDEVMYSIAEKVKNFAVIYLVDITEVPDFNKMYELYDPCTVMFFFRNKHIMIDLGTGNNNKINWPLEDKQEMIDIVETVYRGARKGRGLVVSPKDYSTKYRY, encoded by the exons ATGTCGTATATGCTCCCACATTTGCACAATGGCTGGCAGGTGGACCAGGCCATTCTCTCCGAGGAGGACCGCGTGGTT GTTATACGCTTCGGCCACGATTGGGACCCCGCCTGCATGAAGATGGACGAGGTGATGTACAGCATCGCCGAGAAGGTGAAGAACTTCGCGGTCATCTACTTGGTGGACATCACCGAGGTGCCGGACTTCAACAAGATGTACGAGTTGTACGATCCCTGCACGGTGATGTTCTTCTTCCGCAACAAGCACATCATGATCGATCTGGGCACCGGTAACAACAACAAGATCAACTGGCCACTGGAGGACAAGCAGGAGATGATCGACATCGTGGAAACGGTGTACAGGGGTGCCCGCAAGGGCCGGGGTCTCGTCGTCTCCCCGAAGGATTACTCCACCAAGTACAGATACTAA